One window of the Eriocheir sinensis breed Jianghai 21 chromosome 59, ASM2467909v1, whole genome shotgun sequence genome contains the following:
- the LOC126985259 gene encoding uncharacterized protein LOC126985259 encodes MTEQKRKPNMTPHQLILAFIYFFVLLVILPVFCSDKIYSLFYQEDPLRNQEIEVVKREHRRQGVKEYLGETDEFESLAFHRTLLRENLDHLIVIIAKKPEYEEDKVLSQLVTEVDRNIRSQRLYRNALVICNASRSPFEELRMLSRRYPVIEALNSTKWKLVNKEEAIRHDFMDCVGLGRSVAQFNHLTVIRDVVVPYPGFLETLNQILHLRIDYGTVRGELRARGTPWLFLHLHEPVPFRQYQVSWESLWELLMLALSGGLLFHLIFRYLEGPTLQTGLRVTYTLYGALYFVTFAVVVGRPYITELRRYAAGLFRIYDPLEPVHFSAVTLPFNILQSLLTQLSMTKCSIYSPFHEALDHMVNTLECPGFVLSPSLVSYAVRTPTPPPPVS; translated from the coding sequence ATGACGGAGCAAAAGAGAAAACCCAACATGACGCCTCACCAACTCATCCTCGCCTTCATctacttcttcgtcctcctcgtcatcctccccgTCTTCTGTAGCGACAAAATCTACTCTCTCTTCTACCAGGAGGACCCGCTGAGGAACCAGGAGATCGAGGTCGTGAAAAGAGAGCACAGACGGCAAGGCGTGAAGGAGTATTTAGGGGAAACTGATGAATTCGAGTCCCTGGCCTTCCATCGAACTCTTCTACGTGAAAATCTAGATCACCTCATTGTTATAATCGCCAAGAAACCGGAGTACGAGGAGGATAAGGTGCTCTCGCAGTTAGTAACGGAGGTGGATAGGAATATACGCTCGCAGAGGCTGTATCGTAACGCGTTAGTGATATGTAACGCTAGCAGGTCGCCTTTTGAAGAGCTCCGTATGCTGTCTCGTCGCTACCCGGTGATCGAAGCCTTAAACTCAACGAAATGGAAGCTCGTCAACAAGGAGGAGGCGATACGACACGATTTCATGGACTGCGTGGGGCTTGGCAGAAGTGTGGCCCAGTTCAACCACCTCACCGTGATCAGGGATGTGGTCGTGCCATATCCCGGGTTCCTGGAGACACTGAACCAGATCCTACACCTTCGGATAGACTATGGCACCGTACGTGGGGAGTTGAGAGCGCGTGGCACCCCTTGGCTATTCCTGCACCTCCATGAACCGGTGCCATTCAGACAGTACCAAGTGAGCTGGGAAAGCCTATGGGAGCTGCTCATGTTGGCCCTCTCCGGCGGGTTACTCTTCCACCTAATCTTCCGTTATCTCGAAGGGCCAACGCTGCAGACGGGGTTGCGGGTTACCTACACTCTCTACGGGGCTCTGTACTTCGTGACCTTCGCTGTGGTGGTCGGGCGGCCCTACATAACGGAGCTAAGGCGATACGCAGCGGGTCTTTTTCGAATCTATGACCCGCTGGAGCCCGTTCACTTCTCCGCGGTGACCCTCCCATTCAACATCCTCCAGTCCCTCCTGACGCAGCTGTCCATGACCAAGTGTTCTATTTATTCGCCCTTCCACGAGGCTTTGGACCATATGGTGAACACGCTGGAGTGCCCTGGGTTTgtgctttctccctccctcgtcagcTACGCCGTCAGGACCCCAACACCACCCCCGCCCGTGTCCTGA